The nucleotide sequence TGATACCTCATTTCTAACAAAAATCACTCACAATTGGTCAGGGAGGAATTTCGGTTTAACTTACTATCCGTCATGATGGTAAGAAGTAATCCGGGGAACTTCCTGCCGGATACTATACTTTTTATTAAACTGATTTAATATCGCTTTAAATCTACCCAAAGGCATTATTGAATTGGGTTGAGCAGTTTATTGCTCTACATAATAAGGAATAGTTCTGCGTTTAGTTTACTTGGTTACTATAAATACAAAAAATCACACTCATCAAAGCTTAGAATCTAGCAGAGCTTACACACGCTTACTATGCCGAATAGGATAATATTCGGGGTAACTGTAGACATATACATAAATACCTCATTAACTGTTTAGTGTATTTTCCATTACATATAGCAATCCTATTTGATTTGTAAACTGTATGCGTGGCTTACGAAAAATATATATAGCGTTTCTCAGTTGGGTGGAATATATTGTGGTTCTAACGTTGGTAGGGGCATGGCATTGCCATGCCCCTACAGATGTATCGCACCCAATCCTTGAATTGCTATAGTTCACGTCTCAGATAGGATTGCTATACTTACCACTACCAATACAAGGTCTAGTATGATCAACGAGAATCGATAGTCAAAACTACTCGCCCTAGACCTTAAATTGCTCGGTAATCCGTTTCATTGCCTCTTCCACATTTTCCCGACTATTAAACGCCGAGATGCGGAAGTAGCCTTCGCCTGCTGCACCAAAACCAGAACCGGGGGTTCCCACAACATTCGCTGTGTGCAGCAACTTATCGAAGAAATCCCAACTAGACAAATCATTGGGCGTTTTCACCCAGACGTAAGGTGCATTCACGCCGCCATATACTTGCAATCCGGCTGCTGTCAGCTTCTCGCGAATAATTTTGGCGTTTTCCATATAGAAGTTGACAAGCGCCTTAGTTTGTGAAATACCTTCTGGGGAGTAAACCGCTTCGGCTCCGCGTTGCACGATATAAGACACGCCATTAAACTTGGTGGACTGGCGGCGATTCCACAGCTTCCAGAGTTCCACATCAGAACCATCGGTGGCTTTTGCTGTGAGCGTTTTTGGTACTACTGTTAACGCACAACGGGTGCCAGTAAAACCTGCATTCTTGGAGAAGGAGCGAAACTCGATCGCGCAATCCCTTGCTCCTTCAATTTCGTAGATGGAGTGAGGAAGGTTGGGATCGGTGATAAATGCTTCGTAGGCTGCATCGAAGAAAATGATGGAGCCATTGGCTTTGGCGTAGTCTACCCATGCCTTCAGGTGTTCTCTGGTAGCGATCGCTCCCGTAGGATTATTCGGGAAGCACAGATAAATCAAATCAACTTTCTCGCGAGGTATCTCTGCGGTAAAGTTGTTCTCTGCGGTGATCGGCAGATACACTAAACCTTTAAATTCGCCCTTCTCGTTAGCGTCTCCCGTATGTCCTGCCATCACGTTAGTGTCTACATACACCGGATAAACAGGATCGGTAACAGCGATCGCATTATCATCTCCAAAGATGTCGAGAATGTTGCCTGTATCGCACTTGGAACCGTCGGAGATGAAGATTTCCGACGCATCAACCTCGCATCCCCGCGATTGGAAGTCATTAATAGCAATTTTCTCGCGTAACCAGGCGTAGCCTTGCTCTGGGCCATAACCTTTAAAACTAGCGCGATCACCCATTTCTTCCACAGCTTTGATCATAGCCGCGCGGCAGGCTTCCGGCAGTGGTTCCGTGACATCGCCAATACCTAGCCGAATAATGTTGGCATCAGGATTGGCTTGTGCGAAAGCATTCACCCGTCGAGCAATTTCGGGAAACAGATAGCCTGCTTTCAGCTTCAGGTAGTTGGTGTTAATTGTTGCCATACTAGATTGTTCTAAACACGCTCCGCGACAGAACCAGTAAAATATTATATTGACATCCTGGGGTCGCTATAACATCTTTGGCGTTTAGCGGGGGTTCCATTCACATCTAGGCTAGGCATTTCTGCCTCCTGCTGGTCTGAAGTTAGCCGCAGCAGAAGTTTGGATGATAGAAACAGTCATTCATCCTGAGTAATAAAAGCAAGTTCACTTTTTCTTTTCAAAATCCGCAGCTGGCTGAGTTGATTCTTCATGCCAGTAGGCAGGGGGTAAAGCGATCGCTTTCGGTCGAGCAATTGGGTTAGACTTTAACTGCTTCTGGGCCTTAATATCTGTCAAAGGGCTAGAGGAGAACGATGAAGAAACGTCTTTATTCATTTTTCCGGCGGCAACTTGCGTGTTAATCGCCGCTCTTGCTGGTTCCAAAACCTCAGCTATCTGAACCTGCTGCTCTAGCTGCTCCGTTGAAGACACCAAACCGCTGAGTCCATTGACCAAATTTCGTAAATTGTTACGGAAAGCTTGATCACCTGTGAGATCGTCCAAATCGGATGTGATTTTCTGGGCGTTTTCAAAAGTTGTCCGCGCCGAATCCAATGTTTGTTGTAACACCACCAAATTTGTTGGACTATTAAGAGCGGTGGTAAGGTCGCGCAAGTTAGCTGATGCCTGCGCCGCATTAACAGATGCCTGCGCTGCGTTGGCCGAAAGAACTTCTAAATTACGCCGCAGTTGCGTATTGCCAAACTGGTTGACTTGTCCTGTCAGGCTGTTTACTGTAGTGCGTAGTTGCTGGCTGCTGGTGGAAAAGTTATCTAAAGTGCTGAGCAGAGTCGAGCGATTTTGTACCACTAAGCTGTTGACATTGCCAAGCAGTTGGTTTAACTGAGTGGCAGTTAGGCTGTATTGATTGGCAGTTCTAGTAATCTGATTTGCTGCCAAACCGAATTGATTTGCTGTACCGCCAATTTGATTAAGTTGGGCGCTGGTTTGGTTGGCGGCACGGGTTACAGCATTGGCAGCACCTGAGAAGGTTTTTATCTCTTGTTGTACTGTCGCGCTCAAACCGGAGAAATCGCGAGTGAGTTGCGCCACTCCAACTGCGGCATCGCTGGTATTTTTAGTGGCTGCTTTCAGGTTAGCTAATAAAGTTGGGTCGTTGTACAGATTGGCAATGCGGGTAGTGCTGCGAAGCAGTTCATCGAAACTAATACCAATTTGACCTCTTACACGCTCGTTGTTACAAACAATCAGGCCCGTCGGGCATTGGGGGTCAAGTGGCAGCGCAACTTTAACTTCAGGGGGGAGCTGCTTGAGGGGATTAATGTCGATGGAAGTTTCGCTCAACAGACCGGATTGATTGGCTTCAACTACGACTTCATTTGGCATTACCAAGTCTGCTGGGGAAATTTCCATTGTCACATCCACGCCATTAGAGCGAGGGTTAATGGCGGTAATTTGACCGACGTTAACGCCGCGATAGCGGACGGAAGCGCCTTGTTGCATTCCTCCAACATTGGCAAATTCTGCGATTACCGTGTAGCTTTTTTTACCATACCTGATGTCACGTATCCAAAAGATTAGTCCACCAAACAAGAAAAGGGACACTAGGATTAACAAACCGACGGAGCCTTCTCGAACTGTTCGCGATCGCATCTGTCTTCCTCATAAAATTAAAAATGCAAAACTAAAGATTAAAAAAGCAGATTTTTAATTTTTAATTTTTAATTTTTAATTGATTTTAGCCGACAACATGAATTGGTCCGGTTACACTGGCGCTAAAAAATTGTCGCACCAGAGGATCATCTGTAGTGTCAATCTCGCTCGTTGCACCTGACCACTGTATCTGTCCTTGATAGAGAAACACAATTCGGTCAGAGGTGCGGCGAATGGTACTATCTTGGTGCGTCACCATCACGTAACTGCCGCAACCGCCTTGCTGACGTTGCAACTGCCGGACTAAATCTTCTATCACCGTAGAGGCGATGGGGTCAAGTCCAGCGGTAGGCTCATCATACAGTAAAACTTCTGGCGTG is from Funiculus sociatus GB2-C1 and encodes:
- a CDS encoding LL-diaminopimelate aminotransferase; this encodes MATINTNYLKLKAGYLFPEIARRVNAFAQANPDANIIRLGIGDVTEPLPEACRAAMIKAVEEMGDRASFKGYGPEQGYAWLREKIAINDFQSRGCEVDASEIFISDGSKCDTGNILDIFGDDNAIAVTDPVYPVYVDTNVMAGHTGDANEKGEFKGLVYLPITAENNFTAEIPREKVDLIYLCFPNNPTGAIATREHLKAWVDYAKANGSIIFFDAAYEAFITDPNLPHSIYEIEGARDCAIEFRSFSKNAGFTGTRCALTVVPKTLTAKATDGSDVELWKLWNRRQSTKFNGVSYIVQRGAEAVYSPEGISQTKALVNFYMENAKIIREKLTAAGLQVYGGVNAPYVWVKTPNDLSSWDFFDKLLHTANVVGTPGSGFGAAGEGYFRISAFNSRENVEEAMKRITEQFKV
- a CDS encoding MlaD family protein, which codes for MRSRTVREGSVGLLILVSLFLFGGLIFWIRDIRYGKKSYTVIAEFANVGGMQQGASVRYRGVNVGQITAINPRSNGVDVTMEISPADLVMPNEVVVEANQSGLLSETSIDINPLKQLPPEVKVALPLDPQCPTGLIVCNNERVRGQIGISFDELLRSTTRIANLYNDPTLLANLKAATKNTSDAAVGVAQLTRDFSGLSATVQQEIKTFSGAANAVTRAANQTSAQLNQIGGTANQFGLAANQITRTANQYSLTATQLNQLLGNVNSLVVQNRSTLLSTLDNFSTSSQQLRTTVNSLTGQVNQFGNTQLRRNLEVLSANAAQASVNAAQASANLRDLTTALNSPTNLVVLQQTLDSARTTFENAQKITSDLDDLTGDQAFRNNLRNLVNGLSGLVSSTEQLEQQVQIAEVLEPARAAINTQVAAGKMNKDVSSSFSSSPLTDIKAQKQLKSNPIARPKAIALPPAYWHEESTQPAADFEKKK